From a single Epinephelus fuscoguttatus linkage group LG18, E.fuscoguttatus.final_Chr_v1 genomic region:
- the LOC125905740 gene encoding heat shock protein beta-1-like: MGDQNKILSRPIFRRDVKWDPFPNWTQPSRIFAQDFGLPPFLDPSDLDWIEWSKRRLAAFSWPGYTQTPLLPPFSSQHPATLNQKDLRQLTSGVSEIRTGQDSWKINLDVNHFSPEEITITTKEGYLQISGNHEERQDEHGSVSRCFTRKYKLPQGVDSQHISSSLSGDGVLSIEAPAPRTSITDSANEIVIPVQIRQTQDGEK, encoded by the exons ATGGGGGaccaaaataaaatactatCCCGTCCCATTTTCCGCCGAGATGTCAAGTGGGATCCCTTCCCAAACTGGACGCAGCCGAGCCGAATCTTTGCGCAGGATTTTGGCCTCCCTCCATTCCTGGATCCAAGTGATCTGGACTGGATAGAGTGGTCAAAGAGGAGACTGGCAGCTTTCTCCTGGCCTGGGTACACACAAACTCCCCTTCTGCCTCCATTCAGCAGTCAGCACCCTGCGACGTTGAACCAAAAGGATCTGAGGCAACTTACGAGCGGGGTGTCAGAGATCCGAACTGGGCAAGACAGCTGGAAGATTAATCTGGACGTCAATCACTTCTCACCAGAGGAGATTACAATCACGACCAAGGAAGGGTACTTGCAAATATCAG GAAATCATGAAGAAAGGCAGGATGAGCATGGATCGGTTTCAAGGTGCTTCACCCGGAAATACAA GCTGCCGCAGGGGGTGGACTCACAGCACATCAGTTCTTCACTGTCAGGTGATGGAGTTCTGTCCATAGAGGCCCCCGCCCCCAGGACATCCATCACCGACTCAGCCAATGAGATTGTCATACCTGTTCAGATCAGGCAGACGCAGGACGGTGAAAAGTGA